One Kineococcus aurantiacus genomic window carries:
- a CDS encoding FHA domain-containing protein has translation MSSPGSDPTGGPNDRPETGTTPDRPAPERPVDSTMSFTGLAVPEVHEAADRGLTVEDTEAIEALPAGSALLVVRRGPNAGSRFLLDAERTSAGRHQTSDIFLDDVTVSRKHAEFLRAPDPATGPGFRVRDVGSLNGTYVNRERIDDVLLGAGDEVQIGKYRLEFHPSPRAQGRP, from the coding sequence ATGTCTTCGCCGGGTTCCGATCCGACCGGTGGGCCGAACGACCGGCCGGAGACGGGGACGACCCCGGACCGTCCCGCTCCCGAACGTCCCGTCGACTCCACGATGTCCTTCACGGGGCTGGCCGTGCCGGAGGTCCACGAGGCCGCCGACCGCGGCCTGACCGTCGAGGACACCGAGGCCATCGAGGCGCTGCCGGCGGGGTCGGCGCTGCTGGTCGTGCGCCGGGGCCCCAACGCCGGGTCCCGGTTCCTGCTGGACGCCGAGCGGACCTCGGCCGGCCGGCACCAGACCAGCGACATCTTCCTCGACGACGTCACGGTCTCGCGCAAGCACGCCGAGTTCCTGCGCGCCCCCGACCCGGCGACCGGTCCGGGGTTCCGGGTGCGGGACGTGGGCAGCCTCAACGGCACCTACGTCAACCGCGAGCGCATCGACGACGTGCTGCTCGGCGCGGGCGACGAGGTCCAGATCGGCAAGTACCGGCTGGAGTTCCACCCCAGCCCCCGCGCCCAGGGCCGCCCGTGA
- the gcvH gene encoding glycine cleavage system protein GcvH: MSNVPADLRYTSEHEWVRVEADGTVRVGITDHAQDQLGDVVYVSLPAEGEAVSAGGACGEVESTKSVSDITAPVSGTVTGHNPGLETRPDLVNTDPYGDGWMFTLTPEDPAQVEGLLDAAAYTAHVG, from the coding sequence ATGTCGAACGTCCCCGCCGACCTGCGGTACACCAGCGAGCACGAGTGGGTGCGCGTCGAGGCCGACGGCACCGTCCGGGTGGGCATCACCGACCACGCCCAGGACCAGCTCGGTGACGTCGTCTACGTCTCCCTCCCGGCCGAGGGCGAGGCGGTCAGCGCCGGCGGGGCCTGCGGGGAGGTCGAGTCGACCAAGAGCGTCAGCGACATCACCGCGCCCGTCTCGGGCACCGTGACCGGCCACAACCCCGGCCTGGAGACCCGCCCGGACCTGGTCAACACCGACCCCTACGGCGACGGCTGGATGTTCACCCTGACCCCCGAGGACCCGGCCCAGGTCGAGGGGCTGCTGGACGCGGCCGCCTACACCGCCCACGTGGGCTGA
- a CDS encoding DUF881 domain-containing protein codes for MSAGEPRANPWRRLWRAAGPRATRGQLLAGVLCAALGFGVVVQVRQTNVSGLADLRESDLVRILDDTTDRGDRLAGEVQDLETTRRELTEGSDQAQAAAAAASARAQQYGVLAGTLPAHGPGVVATVTDPSGALRSTNFIQLVQELRDSGAEAIQIGSTRVVAQTAFTDGSGGVLVDGRLERSPYVVSVIGDPSTLATAMDIPGGVRETLRSAGADLAVARAPGEDGVRVTALHAVSAPQYARPASPRP; via the coding sequence GTGAGCGCCGGCGAACCGCGCGCCAACCCCTGGCGCCGGCTGTGGCGGGCCGCCGGGCCGCGCGCCACCCGTGGTCAGCTGCTGGCCGGGGTGCTGTGCGCCGCACTGGGTTTCGGGGTCGTCGTGCAGGTGCGGCAGACGAACGTGTCCGGTCTGGCCGACCTGCGCGAGAGCGACCTGGTCCGCATCCTGGACGACACCACCGACCGCGGCGACCGGCTCGCCGGGGAGGTCCAGGACCTGGAGACGACCCGCCGGGAGCTGACCGAGGGCTCGGACCAGGCGCAGGCCGCGGCCGCCGCGGCCTCGGCGCGGGCCCAGCAGTACGGCGTGCTGGCGGGCACCCTGCCCGCGCACGGGCCCGGCGTCGTGGCGACCGTCACCGACCCCTCGGGCGCGCTGCGCTCGACCAACTTCATCCAGCTCGTCCAGGAGCTGCGCGACTCCGGCGCCGAGGCGATCCAGATCGGCTCCACCCGCGTCGTGGCCCAGACGGCCTTCACCGACGGCAGCGGGGGCGTCCTCGTCGACGGCCGCCTCGAACGGTCCCCGTACGTCGTCAGCGTCATCGGCGACCCCTCCACCCTGGCCACGGCGATGGACATCCCCGGCGGGGTCCGGGAGACGCTGCGCTCGGCCGGGGCCGACCTCGCGGTCGCCCGGGCGCCGGGGGAGGACGGCGTGCGGGTGACCGCCTTGCACGCCGTCTCGGCGCCTCAGTACGCTCGCCCGGCGTCGCCGCGGCCGTGA
- a CDS encoding DUF1290 domain-containing protein, whose product MIAAVGLVVGVVVGVLLHPEVPVALQPYLPIAVVAALDAVFGGLRAVLDGIFDDRVFVVSFASNAVVAALIVYLGDQLGVGSQLSTGVVVVLGVRIFSNVAAIRRHLFNA is encoded by the coding sequence GTGATCGCAGCCGTCGGACTCGTCGTGGGCGTCGTCGTGGGGGTGCTCCTGCACCCGGAGGTGCCGGTGGCGCTGCAGCCCTACCTGCCCATCGCCGTCGTCGCCGCCCTCGACGCCGTCTTCGGCGGTCTGCGCGCCGTCCTGGACGGCATCTTCGACGACAGGGTGTTCGTGGTCTCCTTCGCCTCCAACGCCGTCGTGGCCGCGCTCATCGTCTACCTCGGCGACCAGCTCGGGGTCGGGTCCCAGCTGTCCACCGGGGTCGTCGTGGTGCTCGGGGTGCGGATCTTCTCCAACGTCGCCGCGATCCGCCGGCACCTGTTCAACGCGTGA
- a CDS encoding DUF881 domain-containing protein, whose product MRSPRPPLRLPFRSPLRLPVHVDPHRDPAASTRLLTEVMTRPLDPGYAAAARRRAETGRGPRRADRVVTTLALLATGALFAVAGVRAAAAAPDADRGRAALVQRIEDGTARADGLAARAGALQAENARLAAALGGAPAASADAQSSGLEVAAAATAVTGPGLRVVLDDAPAGEGPATSSGRVVDRDVQLVVNGLWAAGAEAVAVNGQRLGPLSSIRAAGEAVLVDYRPLTPPYAVAAIGDPTAMQTAFATSVAGRYLQVLRDNYGLRTQVSPADDLRLPAARLDLRLARGPAQGQ is encoded by the coding sequence ATGAGGTCCCCGCGCCCGCCCCTCCGCCTGCCCTTCCGCTCGCCCCTGCGCCTGCCCGTGCACGTCGACCCCCACCGCGACCCGGCCGCCAGCACGCGGCTGCTCACCGAGGTCATGACCCGGCCCCTGGACCCCGGCTACGCGGCGGCCGCGCGCCGCCGCGCCGAGACGGGGCGGGGACCGCGGCGGGCCGACCGGGTGGTGACGACCCTCGCCCTGCTGGCCACCGGCGCCCTGTTCGCCGTCGCGGGCGTGCGGGCCGCCGCCGCCGCCCCCGACGCCGACCGCGGCCGGGCCGCGCTGGTGCAGCGCATCGAGGACGGCACGGCCCGGGCCGACGGCCTCGCCGCGCGCGCCGGCGCCCTGCAGGCCGAGAACGCCCGCCTGGCGGCCGCGCTGGGCGGCGCCCCCGCCGCCTCGGCCGACGCGCAGTCCTCCGGCCTGGAGGTCGCCGCGGCCGCGACGGCCGTCACCGGGCCGGGGCTGCGGGTCGTCCTCGACGACGCCCCCGCGGGCGAGGGGCCCGCCACGAGCTCGGGCCGGGTCGTCGACCGCGACGTGCAGCTCGTCGTCAACGGCCTGTGGGCCGCCGGGGCCGAGGCCGTCGCGGTCAACGGCCAGCGCCTGGGGCCGCTGTCGTCCATCCGGGCCGCGGGGGAGGCCGTGCTCGTCGACTACCGGCCCCTGACCCCGCCGTACGCGGTCGCCGCGATCGGGGACCCCACCGCGATGCAGACGGCCTTCGCCACCTCGGTCGCCGGCCGCTACCTGCAGGTCCTGCGCGACAACTACGGCCTGCGCACGCAGGTCTCCCCGGCCGACGACCTCCGGCTGCCCGCCGCGCGGCTGGACCTGCGCCTGGCGCGGGGCCCGGCGCAGGGCCAGTAG
- a CDS encoding CDP-alcohol phosphatidyltransferase family protein, with protein MATASGQVVSDRVLTVPNALSFLRLLLVPVFALLILDGRDGWALAVLAVSGASDYLDGNLARRWNQVTRLGQVLDPFADRLYILTTLLGLAYRGLVPWWLVVVLVARDATMLATLPVLARLGHSALPVHFLGKAGTFCLLYAFPLLLLGELSATLSLVAGALGWAFALWGTGLYWWAGVLYLQQVRQLWRAEHRP; from the coding sequence GTGGCGACGGCGAGCGGTCAGGTCGTCAGCGACCGCGTGCTCACCGTCCCGAACGCCCTGAGCTTCCTGCGCCTCCTGCTCGTGCCCGTCTTCGCGCTGCTCATCCTCGACGGCCGGGACGGCTGGGCCCTGGCCGTCCTCGCCGTCAGCGGCGCCAGCGACTACCTCGACGGCAACCTGGCGCGCCGGTGGAACCAGGTGACGCGCCTGGGGCAGGTGCTCGACCCGTTCGCCGACCGCCTCTACATCCTCACGACGCTGCTGGGGCTGGCCTACCGCGGGCTCGTCCCGTGGTGGCTCGTCGTCGTCCTCGTGGCCCGCGACGCGACGATGCTCGCGACCCTGCCGGTGCTGGCCCGGCTCGGCCACAGCGCCCTGCCGGTGCACTTCCTGGGCAAGGCCGGCACCTTCTGCCTGCTGTACGCCTTCCCCCTGCTGCTGCTCGGGGAGCTGTCCGCGACCCTTTCGCTGGTCGCCGGCGCCCTGGGCTGGGCCTTCGCGCTGTGGGGGACCGGCCTGTACTGGTGGGCCGGGGTGCTGTACCTGCAGCAGGTCCGGCAGCTGTGGCGGGCCGAGCACCGCCCATGA
- a CDS encoding 3-oxoacyl-ACP reductase FabG, which yields MPTYDLADRSALVTGGGSGIGRAVALELARNGAAVLVVDLSGGSAEAVAAEITAAGGTARAFAGDVADPDTHVAAVAAAGALAPLRVAVNNAGVGGEAKPVAEYSLDSWHRVVDVNLHAVFYALRAQIPAMVAAGGGSIVNMASVLGSVGIAGSSAYVTTKHALVGLTKNAALEYSAQGVRVNAVGPGFIRTPLLEANLTDEAQAALAAQHATGRLGTPEEVAALTAFLASDAASFVTGSYHLVDGGYAAH from the coding sequence GTGCCCACCTACGACCTCGCCGACCGCTCGGCCCTCGTCACCGGCGGCGGCTCCGGCATCGGCCGCGCCGTCGCCCTCGAACTCGCCCGCAACGGCGCCGCCGTCCTCGTCGTCGACCTGTCGGGCGGCTCCGCCGAGGCCGTCGCGGCCGAGATCACGGCGGCCGGCGGGACGGCGCGGGCGTTCGCCGGGGACGTCGCCGACCCCGACACCCACGTCGCGGCCGTCGCGGCCGCCGGGGCGCTGGCCCCCCTGCGGGTCGCCGTCAACAACGCCGGCGTCGGCGGGGAGGCCAAGCCCGTCGCCGAGTACTCCCTGGACTCCTGGCACCGGGTCGTCGACGTCAACCTCCACGCGGTGTTCTACGCGCTCAGGGCGCAGATCCCGGCGATGGTCGCCGCCGGGGGCGGGTCCATCGTCAACATGGCCTCGGTGCTCGGCAGCGTCGGGATCGCCGGGTCCAGCGCCTACGTGACGACCAAGCACGCCCTCGTGGGCCTGACGAAGAACGCCGCGCTGGAGTACTCCGCGCAGGGCGTGCGCGTCAACGCGGTCGGGCCGGGGTTCATCCGCACCCCGCTGCTGGAGGCCAACCTCACCGACGAGGCCCAGGCCGCCCTGGCCGCCCAGCACGCCACGGGCCGGCTGGGCACCCCCGAGGAGGTCGCGGCCCTCACCGCGTTCCTGGCCAGCGACGCCGCGAGCTTCGTGACCGGTTCGTACCACCTCGTCGACGGCGGCTACGCCGCGCACTGA